A single window of Gossypium hirsutum isolate 1008001.06 chromosome A10, Gossypium_hirsutum_v2.1, whole genome shotgun sequence DNA harbors:
- the LOC107895708 gene encoding exocyst complex component EXO70B1, which translates to MEKDEKSSSFKMADGDENKSEVDNEEEKAAADEKEEPEGTETDRTETEEKPQEAENEGGEPEEPTPPPYTLETAFEDIEHFLSNLSTMLKEKEEEKIEKEKKKKEEEEEKEKKKKEEEEEKEEEEKEEEEGKEKEEEGKEEKKEEEKEEKEKEGVEDEGLEIPEFIEKYLDLLEEKISKLESTAAETKVKGQQPPEDDPLFFKVVRQILKLYKDLSAPIKPESKQGPLINRICGIHFRALCYLEDEFKYLLEELRNVEPVPKQEVAAATAADQGTEAGEGEDKPAEESKLQEYSDQVLAYMNKIAMEMISGGHEFECREIYMTCRMHIIGETLKNLGFEKISIDDAQKMPWELLEREIPPWITIFKQCANVHFPAERKLAETIFSGHPSLYETIITNLARGLFIQFLNFPEAAAFCKLTTEKLFKFLDMYEALRDNLFAIDSVFPQECANELRTETTTCRCRIGESAICIFCDLENSIKSDTGKTPVAGGAVHPLTRYIMNYLKYACEYKDTIEQVFKDHSKIERADSTSRPRDYESRSLKYKKNDAGEDRPPFQEQLMRIMDLLDSAIEAKSKLYKDISLSCIFMMNNGRYMLQKIKGTVELHKVVGDNWCRKRSSDVRNYHKSYQRETWTKLLGCISNDGLNVRGKVVKPVLKEKFKSFNAMFDEIHRTQSTWVVYDKQLQSELRVSIASVVIPAYRSFLGRYSQYLDPGRQTEKYIKFQAEDIETYIDDLFDGNPGGKKT; encoded by the coding sequence ATGGAAAAGGATGAAAAGTcatcaagttttaaaatggcaGATGGCGACGAAAACAAGTCCGAAGTTGACAATGAAGAAGAAAAGGCAGCTGCAGATGAGAAAGAGGAACCAGAGGGAACTGAGACTGATAGAACTGAAACTGAAGAAAAGCCTCAAGAGGCAGAAAATGAAGGAGGCGAACCTGAAGAACCTACTCCTCCACCATATACCCTTGAAACAGCCTTTGAAGATATTGAACATTTCTTGTCAAATCTCTCCACCATGTTGAAGGAGAAGGAGGAGGAGAAGatagagaaggagaagaagaagaaggaagaggaggaggagaaggagaagaagaagaaagaggaggaggaggagaaggaggaggaggagaaagagGAGGAGGAGGGGAAGGAGAAGGAGGAGGAAGGAAAGGAGgagaagaaagaggaggaaaaggagGAGAAGGAAAAGGAGGGAGTTGAAGATGAAGGTTTAGAGATCCCGGAGTTCATTGAAAAGTATTTGGATCTTCTTGAAGAGAAAATATCTAAGCTTGAATCCACTGCTGCTGAGACAAAAGTGAAGGGGCAACAACCTCCCGAGGATGATCCATTGTTTTTCAAAGTTGTTAGGCAGATATTAAAGCTGTATAAGGATCTATCGGCACCCATCAAACCAGAGTCCAAGCAGGGCCCTTTAATCAACCGCATTTGTGGGATCCATTTTCGTGCTTTGTGTTATCTGGAGGACGAATTCAAGTATCTCCTGGAAGAGTTAAGAAACGTGGAACCTGTTCCTAAACAAGAGGTTGCAGCAGCAACAGCTGCAGATCAAGGCACTGAAGCTGGTGAAGGCGAAGATAAACCTGCTGAGGAATCCAAGTTACAAGAGTATTCTGACCAAGTTTTGGCCTACATGAATAAAATAGCAATGGAGATGATCTCGGGAGGACATGAGTTTGAATGTCGTGAGATTTACATGACCTGTAGGATGCATATAATTGGGGAGACCTTGAAGAATCTTGGGTTCGAGAAGATTAGTATAGATGATGCTCAAAAGATGCCATGGGAATTATTGGAAAGGGAAATACCTCCATGGATCACCATCTTTAAACAATGTGCCAATGTCCACTTCCCTGCCGAGCGCAAGTTGGCTGAAACAATCTTCTCCGGTCATCCTTCTTTATATGAAACAATCATCACTAACCTTGCACGTGGCTTGTTCATCCAATTTCTCAATTTCCCTGAAGCAGCTGCCTTTTGCAAGCTTACCACGGAGAAGCTGTTTAAATTTCTCGATATGTACGAGGCCTTGCGCGATAATCTTTTTGCCATTGATAGCGTGTTTCCCCAGGAATGCGCTAATGAACTCAGGACGGAAACAACGACATGCCGTTGTAGGATCGGTGAATCTGCGATTTGCATATTCTGTGATCTTGAGAATTCAATCAAATCGGATACAGGCAAAACCCCAGTTGCTGGCGGAGCGGTTCATCCGTTAACCCGCTACATAATGAATTATCTCAAGTATGCATGCGAGTACAAGGATACAATAGAGCAAGTCTTCAAAGATCATTCCAAGATTGAAAGAGCTGATTCAACAAGCAGGCCTCGGGATTACGAGAGCCGCTCATTAAAGTACAAGAAGAATGATGCCGGAGAAGATCGACCCCCATTTCAAGAGCAGTTGATGAGAATCATGGATTTGTTAGATTCAGCTATCGAGGCGAAGTCAAAGCTTTACAAGGATATTTCATTGAGCTGCATCTTCATGATGAACAACGGACGTTACATGTTGCAAAAGATAAAAGGAACAGTAGAGCTCCACAAAGTGGTAGGGGATAATTGGTGCCGCAAAAGATCGTCTGATGTTAGAAACTACCATAAGAGCTACCAAAGAGAGACGTGGACCAAGCTGCTGGGTTGCATAAGCAATGACGGACTGAATGTGCGGGGAAAGGTGGTGAAACCGGTGCTGAAAGAGAAATTCAAAAGCTTCAACGCCATGTTCGATGAAATACATAGGACTCAAAGCACTTGGGTGGTGTACGACAAGCAACTGCAATCAGAGCTGAGGGTGTCCATAGCATCAGTGGTGATACCAGCCTACAGGTCATTCTTGGGAAGATACTCTCAATACTTGGATCCTGGACGACAAACGGAGAAGTACATCAAGTTCCAGGCTGAGGATATAGAGACTtatattgatgatctgtttgatggAAACCCAGGGGGcaagaaaacataa